Proteins encoded by one window of SAR324 cluster bacterium:
- a CDS encoding GNAT family N-acetyltransferase: MSSTALQTDSNLHQQVFHSLREVPLESWNRLIGDAFPFAEYDYLLALEEGHCVGIEPGWEPRYLTLWEGGQLQAACYLYRKTNSNGEYIFDWDWANAYQRYGQRYFPKLTSAVPFTPATGPKLLVAADASNPRELQQQLLASTLELTKQEGCSSLHFLFIPAEEQEIYEAAGLLLRHSFQFHWQNQGYGSFEDFLSRLRSKRRKEILRERRQVQEQGLEVILLRGEEIEPKLCRVMYDFYLTTIDRKWAMPYLSYEFFQYIFTHFRDQLVLALARKQGRWVAGTINYHKGPHLFGRYWGCRQDFRSLHFELCYYRLIEYAIEQGVQRFEAGAQGAHKIQRGFLPNLTYSAHWIAYPAFHRAIGEFIEEEKRLIQSNIEDNPELSPYRQET, from the coding sequence GTGAGCAGTACTGCCCTTCAAACCGATAGCAATCTGCACCAACAGGTTTTTCACAGCCTTCGTGAAGTCCCCCTAGAGTCCTGGAATCGACTGATTGGAGATGCTTTCCCCTTCGCTGAATACGACTATCTGCTTGCGCTGGAAGAAGGGCACTGCGTCGGAATTGAACCCGGGTGGGAACCTCGCTACCTGACGCTCTGGGAAGGGGGACAGCTACAGGCCGCCTGTTACCTGTACCGGAAAACCAACAGCAATGGGGAATACATCTTTGACTGGGACTGGGCGAACGCCTACCAACGTTATGGTCAACGCTATTTCCCCAAACTCACCTCAGCCGTACCCTTTACTCCAGCAACGGGCCCCAAACTACTAGTTGCGGCAGATGCATCCAATCCCAGAGAACTTCAGCAGCAATTACTCGCCAGTACCCTGGAGTTGACCAAGCAGGAAGGCTGTTCGTCTCTGCACTTTCTTTTTATTCCTGCAGAGGAGCAGGAAATCTATGAAGCAGCTGGTTTACTATTGCGACATAGCTTTCAATTTCATTGGCAGAATCAGGGTTATGGAAGCTTTGAAGACTTCCTCAGTCGACTCAGAAGCAAACGCCGCAAGGAGATTCTGCGAGAACGTCGGCAGGTGCAGGAACAAGGGTTGGAGGTAATCCTGCTTCGAGGAGAGGAGATTGAGCCGAAGCTCTGCCGAGTGATGTATGACTTCTACTTAACTACGATTGATCGCAAGTGGGCGATGCCTTACTTGAGTTATGAGTTTTTTCAGTACATCTTCACACATTTTCGAGATCAATTGGTGCTTGCCCTCGCCCGCAAGCAGGGGAGATGGGTGGCCGGTACGATCAATTATCACAAAGGACCACATCTCTTTGGACGCTACTGGGGCTGTCGGCAGGACTTTCGGAGCCTGCACTTTGAGCTCTGCTATTACCGCCTGATTGAGTACGCGATTGAACAAGGTGTGCAGCGTTTTGAAGCTGGTGCTCAGGGAGCACACAAGATCCAGCGAGGTTTCTTACCCAATCTGACCTACAGCGCTCACTGGATTGCCTATCCTGCCTTTCATCGGGCGATTGGGGAATTCATTGAGGAAGAGAAGCGTTTGATTCAGAGCAATATCGAAGACAATCCGGAACTCTCACCTTATCGTCAGGAAACCTGA
- the ruvC gene encoding crossover junction endodeoxyribonuclease RuvC, with translation MRILGIDPGSRRTGYGLIEATPQHNRYISSGCIRLPESKSLAERLVLLGDALGDLIQQWQPDCGVVEEVFFAKHPRSALVLGHVRGVVLLELGRRQVRLHEYAPRQVKQSLVGTGSAQKEQIQHMVRMLLNLRSRPLQEDEADALAVSLTHAHILPLQQRLQRLP, from the coding sequence ATGAGAATTCTAGGGATTGATCCAGGTAGTCGTCGTACGGGCTATGGTCTAATTGAAGCGACTCCTCAGCACAATCGCTACATCTCTAGTGGTTGTATCCGCCTGCCAGAATCGAAATCTTTAGCGGAACGTTTGGTTCTTCTAGGTGATGCTCTTGGAGACTTGATTCAGCAGTGGCAACCGGATTGTGGAGTTGTCGAAGAAGTCTTCTTTGCAAAGCACCCCCGCTCTGCCTTGGTGCTGGGGCATGTGCGAGGAGTCGTGCTACTGGAACTGGGACGTCGGCAGGTTCGTCTACACGAGTATGCGCCGAGACAGGTCAAGCAATCCCTGGTAGGAACTGGTAGTGCCCAGAAAGAGCAGATCCAGCACATGGTCCGTATGCTGCTGAACCTCCGATCTCGTCCACTCCAAGAAGACGAAGCCGATGCGTTGGCCGTTTCCCTCACCCACGCCCATATCCTTCCGTTGCAGCAACGTTTGCAGCGTCTTCCGTGA
- a CDS encoding 3-oxoacyl-[acyl-carrier-protein] synthase III C-terminal domain-containing protein has translation MPRILALAHAFPPHYCSQDELSSALRIAWQDQGLDVAIFDRLQRNVQVQGRYLARPLEEYHHFNSFTQTNQIWQEEALHLGEQVVRQVLDQAQLAADQVQLLMSTTVTGIAVPSLEARLMNRLPFAPTTRRIPLFGLGCLAGTAGIARCADYLRAYPTHAALLLSVELCSLTLQKQDLSVANLIASGLFGDGAAAALLVGDEHPLAPAAPVSVMDSCSVFFPDSEEIMGWKISASGLKIVLSPGVPHYTREMLPGPLKNFLAQHNLEFSNICHWVSHPGGPKVIDALEEGLALPAGTLNRTRQSLAEIGNLSSTSVLIILEEWLRGRIAEPGDWGMMLSMGPGFCAEAALLRW, from the coding sequence CTCGAATCCTGGCACTCGCCCATGCCTTCCCTCCCCATTACTGTTCTCAAGATGAACTGAGTTCAGCCCTGCGCATTGCTTGGCAGGATCAGGGACTCGATGTAGCGATTTTTGATCGCTTGCAGCGTAACGTTCAGGTCCAAGGGCGCTACCTAGCTCGACCGCTGGAAGAGTACCATCACTTCAACTCCTTCACCCAAACCAACCAGATCTGGCAGGAAGAAGCCCTGCATCTCGGTGAGCAAGTAGTTCGGCAAGTACTGGATCAAGCTCAGCTAGCAGCCGACCAAGTCCAGTTGTTGATGAGTACAACGGTGACAGGAATCGCAGTGCCTTCGCTGGAAGCCCGCCTGATGAACCGACTACCGTTTGCACCGACGACTCGACGAATCCCACTGTTTGGACTGGGTTGTTTGGCTGGAACCGCTGGGATTGCCCGTTGTGCTGACTACCTCCGGGCTTACCCCACCCATGCCGCTTTGCTGCTTTCAGTGGAACTCTGCTCCCTGACTTTACAGAAGCAGGACTTGTCTGTAGCAAATCTGATTGCCAGTGGCCTCTTTGGTGATGGGGCTGCAGCTGCACTGCTCGTTGGTGACGAGCATCCTCTAGCTCCAGCCGCACCTGTGAGTGTAATGGACTCCTGTTCGGTCTTCTTTCCAGATTCTGAAGAGATAATGGGCTGGAAAATCAGTGCATCCGGCCTCAAGATCGTTCTCTCTCCAGGTGTTCCTCATTATACCCGTGAGATGCTACCTGGACCCCTGAAGAATTTCCTCGCCCAGCACAACTTAGAATTTAGTAATATCTGTCACTGGGTCAGTCATCCCGGAGGTCCCAAGGTGATTGACGCGCTGGAAGAAGGGCTGGCATTACCAGCAGGAACACTGAACCGAACGCGTCAAAGTCTTGCTGAGATTGGTAATCTCTCCTCAACCTCTGTGCTGATTATTCTGGAAGAATGGCTACGCGGCAGGATAGCTGAGCCAGGTGACTGGGGCATGATGCTCTCAATGGGGCCAGGCTTTTGTGCAGAAGCTGCGTTGCTGCGCTGGTGA
- a CDS encoding YebC/PmpR family DNA-binding transcriptional regulator, protein MSGHSKWSTIKYKKAAQDAKRGKLFTKLIKEVTVAARVGGGDIDANPRLRTAVANARGQSMPMDNIMRAIKKAIGEGEGDNYEEIVYEGYGPHNVAIIVEAMTDNRNRTIASIRYAFNKSGGSLGSTNSVQYMFDRLGQITIEKDKISEDALTEFILEAGAEDLNTEDPENYEVYTSIADLEQVRSFLEENSVLMQHSGIIWNPQNRIAIEDAQKAEQVIRLIEMLEDDDDVQQVYSNFDISEEVVTQLAS, encoded by the coding sequence ATGTCAGGACACAGTAAGTGGAGCACGATCAAGTACAAGAAGGCTGCCCAGGATGCCAAGCGAGGCAAGCTCTTCACCAAATTGATCAAGGAGGTTACAGTGGCGGCACGAGTGGGGGGTGGAGACATCGATGCCAATCCTCGGTTACGCACTGCGGTAGCAAATGCGCGGGGTCAGTCGATGCCGATGGACAATATCATGCGGGCAATCAAGAAAGCAATTGGAGAAGGTGAAGGTGATAACTACGAGGAGATTGTCTACGAAGGGTACGGCCCACACAACGTGGCAATCATTGTTGAAGCGATGACCGATAATCGCAACCGTACGATTGCGTCCATTCGCTATGCGTTCAACAAATCGGGTGGTAGTTTGGGTTCCACTAACTCTGTGCAATACATGTTTGATCGACTTGGACAAATCACGATTGAGAAAGACAAGATCAGCGAAGATGCACTGACAGAATTTATTCTGGAAGCAGGTGCAGAGGATCTGAATACGGAAGACCCAGAAAACTACGAGGTCTACACAAGCATTGCTGATTTGGAGCAGGTACGTAGTTTCTTGGAAGAGAATTCTGTACTGATGCAGCACTCTGGTATCATTTGGAATCCACAAAACCGGATTGCTATTGAAGATGCTCAGAAGGCAGAGCAGGTCATTCGCCTGATTGAGATGCTGGAAGATGATGACGATGTCCAGCAGGTCTATTCCAATTTCGACATTAGTGAGGAAGTGGTCACTCAGTTAGCGTCCTGA
- a CDS encoding metal-dependent transcriptional regulator: MSEKHSIVIEEYLLLLYQLRGAGERLKAVTLAQRLKSSAPTVHATLQRMQRDDLIQMDDKKEIGLTREGERLACDIAFRHNLAEYFLCNTLGIPWYEVHKYAHQLEHAMTPTVVDKLAAFLNYPETCPHGTPMPGHSLPEDCFTLDQAEEDMMVEIMMIAEELLKILYTQQVISGQEHQVISRADVMSSMTLQQEEQQAILPFHVANKIHVVQVED, translated from the coding sequence ATGTCTGAGAAACACTCGATTGTCATTGAAGAGTACCTCCTGCTGCTATACCAGTTGCGAGGTGCTGGAGAGCGCCTCAAGGCCGTCACCCTAGCACAGCGTCTCAAGAGCAGTGCCCCAACGGTACACGCTACCCTACAGCGTATGCAGCGAGATGATCTGATCCAGATGGATGACAAGAAAGAGATAGGCCTGACCAGAGAAGGAGAGCGTCTCGCCTGTGACATTGCCTTTCGCCACAATCTTGCCGAATATTTCCTCTGCAATACTCTGGGGATCCCCTGGTACGAAGTACACAAGTATGCTCATCAACTCGAACATGCGATGACTCCCACGGTTGTCGATAAACTGGCCGCCTTTCTCAACTATCCAGAGACCTGCCCTCACGGGACGCCGATGCCCGGTCATTCTCTACCAGAGGACTGTTTCACCCTGGATCAGGCAGAAGAAGACATGATGGTAGAGATCATGATGATTGCCGAGGAATTGCTCAAGATTCTGTACACCCAGCAGGTGATTTCAGGTCAGGAGCACCAAGTGATTTCCCGTGCTGACGTGATGAGTTCAATGACTCTCCAGCAGGAAGAACAACAGGCCATTCTTCCCTTCCACGTTGCCAACAAAATCCATGTGGTTCAGGTCGAAGACTGA